The Actinomadura graeca nucleotide sequence AGCGTTCCGGCTGGTCGGCGACCAGCGAGATCGGCCGCCACCGCGTCTCGTCCATGATCTTCAGCTATGTGCCCTGCCCGGCGGGGGGACGGGTCGAGTACTCGGCCGACGGCGACTACGTGGACGACTCCTGGCGGCCGAGCGTCTGGTCCGAGCCGTTCGCGCACGTGTACTGGGACAGCCACCTGCCCGAGGGCTCGGCCGCCCCGGCGCGGGACATCGAGCCGCTCGACGGGCCGGTGGAACGGTACATCGAGGCGAAGCGGGGCGCCCGGTGAGCATCAGACGCGTCGTCACCGGCCATGACGGCACCGGCGCCGCCGTGGTCCTGAGGGACGGGCCCGCCACCAACTCCCGGCGCCGGGAGGCGGCCGGGGGGCTCGTGTCCACCCTCCTGTGGACCACGGCGGAGACACCGGCGCGGCTGGGCGGGGCCGATGACCGGGGCGACGTCGAGATCGGCGTCGCGCCGCCGCCGCGCGGGAGCGTCTTCCGGGTCGTGGAGTTCCCGCCCCTCGGTGCGCAGGCCACGGCGTTGAACCAGGCGGACATCCTGGCCGAGATGGGCATCGCCGACGACGGCGGCGTGGGCCGCCGGCACCCCTTCACCCACCGGACCGCGTCGCTGGACTACGGCGTCGTCCTCAGCGGGCGGATCAGGCTGATCCTGGACGCCGACGAACTGGTGCTGGCCGCCGGGGACGTCCTGGTCCAGCAGGCCAACGACCATGCCTGGGTGAACGATTTCGACGAGTCCTGCTCGGTCGCCTTCGTCCTGCTGGACGCCGCGACCGGCCGATGAGGGCGAGACCGGCGGTGCCGGTGGCATCCCCCGGCTCATTTTCTTGAAGGAGCACGTGATGGACGTGGATTGGCATTGCCTCATTTCCCAGCCCGAGCACGGGGTCGCCGCGGACAAGGACGTCCGGGTGGTCATGCGCGACGGTGTCGAACTGGCCGTGGACGTCTTCCGGCCCGACGGCGACGGGCGGTACCCGGCGCTCCTGTCCTATTCGCCCTACGGCAAGGACGTCCAGCGCGTCCTGGACAAGCAGAGGCCGCACAGTTCCCGCACCGGGAACGGTGGACAGGAGGCCGGTGACACCGGCTATTTCGTGAGCCGCGGATATGTGCACGTCATCGCCGACGTCCGCGGGTCGGGGGATTCCGGCGGCAGTTACGACTTCCAGGGCCGCCGTGAGCAGCTGGACGGATACGACCTCATCGAATGGATCGCCGAGCAGCCCTGGTGCGACGGCAATGTCGGCATGCTCGGCATGTCCTATTTCGGAGTCGTGCAGAACCTGGTCGCCGCGACGCGGCCCCCGCACCTCAAGGCGATCGCCCCCTACGAGGCGTACACCGACCGGTACCGGCACTCGGTCTATCACGGGGGCATCTTCGACGAGGGGTTCTTCCACCAGTGGTTCGAGCACCTGAGCGTCCCGCCGCAGCGGCCGCTGATCTACGACTTCCTGGACGAGAAGGAGGTCGACCGGCGCCGCGCCGCCCTGCTCGCCGAGCCGGAGATCGT carries:
- a CDS encoding cupin domain-containing protein — encoded protein: MSIRRVVTGHDGTGAAVVLRDGPATNSRRREAAGGLVSTLLWTTAETPARLGGADDRGDVEIGVAPPPRGSVFRVVEFPPLGAQATALNQADILAEMGIADDGGVGRRHPFTHRTASLDYGVVLSGRIRLILDADELVLAAGDVLVQQANDHAWVNDFDESCSVAFVLLDAATGR